The Montipora capricornis isolate CH-2021 chromosome 6, ASM3666992v2, whole genome shotgun sequence genome has a window encoding:
- the LOC138053151 gene encoding uncharacterized protein translates to MKVRTRNKTSHKYLQKILRMAATSRKMFPLFFSFVIFYIVWLSWKMEVTPKSSDCIFQSVELADLLSSGKHLELYVRYNTKEANGKFSRLVEAWLFRSVSLFWPRNTSLVVVLDEELEADWEYGCRLKNTTRYKQLELRVCYMAPYSQDMIHHWGKMRMYLDMMHADLCTNAAYVGLVDYDTVFTTAVTPSLLFEDGRPVVTGRIGEPRIPCWIQTAEYVLGVKQVMQCMHYFPVTFKTAHISEMREYVTKLHGKDFKDVFSEASGKVNVKSSCYCHYSIMCNYMWYHHRNEYAWHLQYINMTHSLNASVPDEYFFTEVKPYEKIPHPRTSQHIRHYMFNGKYMDYRDPPERFVNDTLIEGLCYSFEITLCGDLCAGYNRTRIHANLFNFENYDWLWDDRCMEKQTEHYRNVSHLFSTSFFYLGSQEEVCNEIKQLSTEYRDDESYAKPSKNLYFYHLPRVE, encoded by the coding sequence CATCTCACAAGTATCTACAAAAAATACTGAGGATGGCTGCAACATCTAGAAAGatgtttcctttatttttttcatttgtgatattttataTCGTGTGGCTTTCTTGGAAAATGGAGGTCACCCCTAAGTCTTCCGATTGCATATTTCAAAGTGTAGAACTAGCTGACTTGCTGTCATCAGGAAAACACTTGGAATTGTACGTAAGATACAACACAAAAGAAGCAAACGGGAAGTTTTCCAGACTTGTAGAAGCTTGGCTCTTCAGAAGCGTTTCATTATTTTGGCCGAGGAATACAAGTCTTGTGGTGGTCTTGGATGAAGAACTTGAAGCTGACTGGGAATACGGCTGCAGATTGAAAAACACCACTCGATACAAACAGCTTGAATTGAGAGTTTGTTATATGGCACCATATTCTCAAGATATGATTCACCATTGGGGGAAGATGAGAATGTACCTTGACATGATGCACGCTGATTTGTGCACTAATGCAGCTTATGTTGGTCTAGTTGATTACGACACAGTCTTTACCACAGCAGTTACACCAAGCCTGTTATTTGAAGATGGTAGACCTGTGGTCACAGGAAGAATCGGAGAACCCAGAATACCTTGCTGGATCCAAACAGCCGAGTACGTGCTTGGTGTTAAACAGGTGATGCAGTGCATGCATTATTTTCCAGTCACATTCAAAACAGCGCATATCAGTGAAATGCGTGAGTACGTAACGAAACTGCACGGTAAAGACTTCAAAGACGTTTTCTCAGAAGCCAGCGGAAAAGTTAATGTAAAAAGTTCATGCTATTGTCATTATTCAATAATGTGCAACTACATGTGGTACCATCACAGAAACGAATATGCTTGGCATCTGCAATACATCAACATGACTCACTCTTTAAACGCCTCGGTACCTGACGAGTATTTCTTTACTGAGGTTAAGCCGTACGAGAAGATTCCACATCCACGGACGTCACAGCACATACGCCATTACATGTTCAATGGAAAATATATGGATTACCGAGACCCTCCTGAACGGTTCGTCAATGACACTCTCATTGAGGGTCTATGTTATTCATTTGAGATAACGCTCTGTGGTGATTTATGTGCGGGCTATAATCGAACGCGCATTCATGCCAATTTGTTCAATTTCGAGAACTATGATTGGCTGTGGGATGATCGTTGCATGGAGAAACAAACAGAACATTATCGAAATGTTTCGCATCTTTTTAGCACGAGTTTCTTCTACTTGGGATCGCAAGAGGAGGTGTGCAATGAAATAAAGCAGCTTAGTACTGAGTACAGGGATGATGAGTCCTACGCCAAGCCTTCAAAAAACTTATATTTTTATCACCTTCCTCGTGTGGAATGA